The nucleotide sequence TTTCCCTCAAGAAACGGAGTGTATCGACGTGGCGCGGGTCGCTTGGCAGACGTCAGGCTGACAGTGACTCTACGTCGACTTTCAAGTCCAGCAGGTACCAGGATATGAAGGTTTCAGACACGGAATTGCCCAAAGTTAGTGCGAAAGAACGTAGTAAAGCTGGGACAATGATGAAGCGGAGGCTTTCTGTGCACCAGCCGGGGAATGTGAAGGTTGATTACGATTCAATGCCGGCGATGCCGGCGATGCCCTCTGGAGTGATGGCGGATGAACAGTTTCCGGCGAGAAATAGCTCGCTTCTGAGCCTATCAACGCAACAGAGGATGCAACAGAGGATGAACAACAGCGACTTGTATTCAGGGAAGGCATTGAAGCAGTTGCTTTCTGATCCTAGTTTCAAGGCGAAGCGATTTGTCACAGAGAGGCTCGGGGATGCAACTGCGGTTGAGATTGATCAGTTCACGTCGAGCCTTAACGACTTGTCGCTCGAGATACAGGACGAGATCAAGGCCAACATCGATAAGTCCTTCAAGGAGATATTAACTGTGAACAAGGATCTCGAAACTGCTACTAGTGAGCTCAAGGTGTTGCGTACCAAGGTGCACGATGTGAAGGAGGTCATGTCGCAATTTGTGTCGATGGCTGAGAAAAGACTACAATTAGAGCAACAAGCTCAGGGCCAGCTGCACGAATCTGACTTGAGTCGCACACCAAGCACAGCCAGTAGCTTCAACGGCAATGGCCATGTTCCATCGCTATTGCCTGCAGTGAAACCGGGCAGCAGAAAAGATCGCACTTCCACTATGATCCTCGAACGGATGTGGAACGAACAGTTGCTTcagttgttcaagaacgTCGAAGGTGCGCACAAGTTCATCACAAACACCCCAGGAAGACACATCTTGCTCGACAGCGATAACTGGACAGAAATCAACGCTGCTACGCTCAAACCTTTGCAAAAGGCCCgcatcttcatcttgaatGATGTTGTGTTAATTGCATCCCCCAAACCTTCCAAACTTCaaagcagcaacaacagcgTTGGAGAGCTAACTGTGAGCAAGTTCTCACCGCTTCGGGAGCTATCCTGTGAGCAGCAATCGCCCACTGAAATCACATTCACTCTTTCGAACAATAAACAGCGTGCATTATACGGTAACCGCGACCCTGAGGCATGCTCCAAAGTGATGGAGACAATCCGCCAGGCTAAAGACGCATTACTAGAAATATCACAGGCAGAAGAGGACAACACCAGAAAGATCAGAAACTCGTACACCCTCTTGCAACAGGAACGAACCCCAAATCCAAATCGAGAAGCCACTACCTCACCCATCAAGATGCACGGCAGATCGCGTTCCGATGCTCAACAGCAGTTCCCCACCCAAAACCAAAGCCAAAACGAC is from Kluyveromyces marxianus DMKU3-1042 DNA, complete genome, chromosome 2 and encodes:
- the EXO84 gene encoding exocyst subunit EXO84, whose protein sequence is MVDFSLKKRSVSTWRGSLGRRQADSDSTSTFKSSRYQDMKVSDTELPKVSAKERSKAGTMMKRRLSVHQPGNVKVDYDSMPAMPAMPSGVMADEQFPARNSSLLSLSTQQRMQQRMNNSDLYSGKALKQLLSDPSFKAKRFVTERLGDATAVEIDQFTSSLNDLSLEIQDEIKANIDKSFKEILTVNKDLETATSELKVLRTKVHDVKEVMSQFVSMAEKRLQLEQQAQGQLHESDLSRTPSTASSFNGNGHVPSLLPAVKPGSRKDRTSTMILERMWNEQLLQLFKNVEGAHKFITNTPGRHILLDSDNWTEINAATLKPLQKARIFILNDVVLIASPKPSKLQSSNNSVGELTVSKFSPLRELSCEQQSPTEITFTLSNNKQRALYGNRDPEACSKVMETIRQAKDALLEISQAEEDNTRKIRNSYTLLQQERTPNPNREATTSPIKMHGRSRSDAQQQFPTQNQSQNDALLTSITRSMHVRSGGANNDISEVSKKLKRLDDALEDMDLEIGRQNFDLAITKLNHIQTSLKSLYSTATFDESVMVELLSLKCLQRKNVLYNKLTNLLASESSDVSKLKSYMLNLIALNEPVDALEVFLQNRSNFINDLILQIGIIDNVTSFITQIAIIRFQTLRKVTEQYLEVSKHLKRDFTSLLVCWCSEEVDKHFQLMERELSNQSTLSVQAIKMTRKQIDELKNVGMDYVYKLDDFIRRNNNKIH